The DNA sequence AAAATGGTCATGATCTGCAAATAAACTGAGTAAAGTATCATTCCACTCCCGTTTCAGAGAAAGAAAGTCATTTAGAAACACGCTTAAGTATCCAGGGTGGTTTCGTACAGCAAGCGAGTGAATTGAAGAAATGAGATGTAGGTTTTGCGCTCCTGCGTTTTGGCTGTTTCTTAATAGCCCTTTAAATGTTGACgctctgtgattggctgaaggCTTCAGAGTTTGACTTCAAGCAGCGCTGCGCAGACAGATTGacctatgacatcaaagtaccgcgagagcactATGCTTTCGAGTTGCACTCGCGGTACTTTGAAGTCATAATCAGTCTGTGCTGTGCAGTGCTGCATAAAGTCTAAGATGCctttctgtacaaacacacatCCACGCGAAATGTGACAGGTTGTCATTCTTCAGCAAATATACCTGgatgtgtgtttattttcagTAAGCATTTATAACGTCCCATgaataaaacagttttaataCAACCAATACACTTAACTGCAcgcacattattttttattataaatatctatgtttttaattatttgatgtttttcctgaTGAAATCGGCTTCTTTTTTATGTCTGCTATCTGAAATAAGTCGTTAAAAAGCTGGTAGTAATATAGTATGCGCGCGCCAACAACAGAGGAAAGGCGCACAAATGAAAACAGTGACGAGCTATGTGAGAAGCGCGCCACTCATCCCGCCTGCAGACACCTGTTCCCTCTCAATTCATATAGTGAAAACGTATATCTTGTGTGTATAAACGCACACTGGCGAACATATAGAATTTTCCCCAGCAGGCCAAAACAACGTTTTGAGCTAAATTCAAGTAGGAAAACTTACAGAAAAGGACAAATGATGCAGTTTGAAGTTGACCAAATGTGAATGACCGTATTTCGAAAACAGCGGATATACCGCCATCATTTGGCAATACATGGTCTCTACATCCGtggacattaaagggatagttcatcaaaaaattatttttcatcctcatgttgttctaaacctggaTAATTTTTTTCACTGGTGAACagaaaagaagatatttgataaatgatggttagcacacagCTTATTGTAACAATTGAATTCCATAAACAAATGCGATGGAATTTAATGGTTACCATCAACTGCttgcatcatttatcaaaatatcttcatcatttatcacattaatttcacaatatattttttcctattatggaagtcaatcaTCTGCGTGCactgcttaccatcatttatcaaaatatcttcttttcgGTTCACCAGAGAAAAGAAATGCATagaggtttagaacaacatgaggatgagtaaatgggtgaactatccatttaagttcattttacttcAAATTCCACCCATAGCCCCGACTATTtttctgtgaaaccaggcctagATTCTCCACACTTACAATTTTTACCCAATAAAATATGTATTGGCACAACTagaaatatgtgtttgtgttataaaatagccaaaacaactaaaaactgagtttttttcttttcttattGACACCATGCCTATGCACGCTATGGCTGTCTTATTTAAATACTTTAAAGTCATCTCGAGGCCCCCTAGTGGGCACTGTCCCTCTGGTTGTTAAACATTGTTATATACTATAGTGTTTAACCTTTAAATCCAAAGGTTGTTAAAtcaatgtaaatattatttGCGTTTACAAAACATGTTGTTTGTAATCTAGTTTGATCTAAATGAGTATAAAAACAGAATTAAAAGAAATGACAATAGTGACGAATATAGTGCACAAAACTTTATGATAAAATGATTTAACTACATACAAATATACATTACTTTTAAGGTGCCTGACGTAGATAAGCAGCAGTGAATTCACTAAAAAGCATCAGATATGTTGCTGTAAATGATGGCAAATCCATCTATAATCTACCCATTAAAGTTTTAAGAAGGGCTAGCTTCCCATCATGTATGTATATTTCAAAGGAAACCAAACAACCACACACTACTGTAAGGCACAAAAcaattatataatatacagaCATACGCGATTACGTAGGTATATGATTATATAGTGTCTGAATCAGACTAAAATCTGATCtcatttagtgtacatttgctGGTTATACAAACgataaaaagtaaaaacatttcCATCACGCaatcataaacaaaaacatgcagaaatgaatttgaaacattaaaGCATTGCACTCTTAAGCTAAAAGTTCAGTCTTAAAAATCTCATCTTTATGAAGTTTTCTTAAAGCTACCGTGCTAAACATTTGTATATTGTTTGTTACAGATCTctactttacataaaaatgttttgaacactTCAGCATGAGATTTTGATTGTGGAACTTGATTTGATCGCTTCATTGAACAACAATCCCCTAGGATGAAAACGGAGAAGAGGTGGGAATGACAGAACGGCTTGGTCATTATGGAGTGAGACGCTCATCTTCCATGTGTAGTGTGCTGGGGAGGCAGAGCAAGGGCTGACTGGAGCTGTTGGTGCTCTGACTCTTCAGGCTTTCAGTGGACCCTGATGACCCTAAAAAAAGGTCAGAGATAGACTACTAATATAACCTCGAACATTTTACATGTAGTGTCAAGTATGCTGTATGTGCCTACTGGGAATCATGACATGTACCCCTGGCCCTGACCTTGGCAGCTGTTAAAAGCAGCTAAAGAAATTATCAATTATACATAATAAAAGAATAAGGAGAGGACAGTGTATAGTTATTGTGTTGCATGTGACACAAGTACAAGTTTACTCTTATAAAGTCACTGGAAATCAATAAAGAAAAGTGAATTATTAATGACACAGGTAACCTACCAGAGTCAACATTCCTCTACAGCTGTGGACCATGACTCAGATGCTGTTTGTGTTAAGAGCAAAGCAGAGTTAAGAGtaacagagaaagaaaaagagatttAGGGTTACAAGACAGTACAGGATTAGACACATGCATCAACACACAGCTAAGAGATAAGGGTGTGAAAATGTGATCTGAAAATTGAAAGCCAAAAtgtataacaaaggcaacatgtATCCAAAATACCATTTACTGGCACTTATCTTTTAGTTTTGGCAATATTCTAGTATGAAGCAATTTATTTGCATCTGTGTCGTAAGAATATCTTCAAACAATAATTGTACCACAATAATCCATCATGCTACAAATAacaaacttaaagggatactaaAGAGTTAAGTTAATCTTGCTAAAAATAAAAAGGGGGAAGAAAGCATGTTATAgagaaagaaatgtttttaagcactaaaatgtgcatttaaagaTTACCTCCATATGTAAAATTTGCTGAGAGAAGCAGCAATAACAAACATAGAAGGTTTACACAACAGACTGCATCAGTTCAACCAAACATGCTGCTGAAAAATTTGCTTGCTTCAACACAGCTCTTTAGATTTGCATTTTCTCAAAGTCAACATAGCCAGGTTTAATTCGGACATAAAAGACGAAATGAACGTAAAGGAACTGTTCCTATAAAAGAACAGATGCATTTTGTCAGATTCAGATTTAGTGGGGAGGGTTAGGATTGTTGGGTACTGCGTGTGTGTTAACAGGCTCACCAGGCAGGGCCAAATCTGCTGAAGGGTCACTTTCTGTACGACTCAAACTGCTGCGCTCACTGTGGCAGTCTTGTAGGATTTCACTCACTGACACACCCAACGATCTGCTCTCTGAACCTGTCAACACATAGGTCAGATGATTAGCATGGTTTCTCTTCATAACTGATAATATAATACTGCAACATACAACCAAAGCAGaatatattcattcaaataTTTTACACTTCACtcattcaaaacatttttttccataGCTATGTTATCTGATAACTGGTTACTTTGTTACCACAGGTTTTCATAAATAGAGTTTGCTCACCTGAATTTGGGAAGCCAGGTTTGGCGGACACGCCCTCTAGAGTTGCCTTACGGGAAATAAAAGCGGATGAACTATTTTTAACACAGAATTAGaaatgatggacagataaaacTGTGTAGATTCTTTACTAGTTTGCATTTCTTTACCAATGACGTCCAACCATGTAAAAAACACATGTCGATGCAAACTATCCCATTAGACGATGAGCTCATCCATACTACataacaaaatgctttttttctcAGATTTGCATGGGACAAAATTTTAGGAAAGTACTGTATAGTATTTATGTTAGTGTTTACTGTGTGCAGGACATTTTATAACCAACCTTAAAGCAttatccagataatttactcaccaccatgtcatccaaaatgttgatgtctttccttgttcagtcgaaaaAGAAACAATGTTTTCCGAGGAAAACACTCCAGGACCCCTCCTACCCCAATGGACTcaaatggaccccaacacttaaccgttttaatgcagtttaaaattgcggtttgaatgcagcttcaaaggactcccaacgatcccaaacgaggcacaagggtcctaACCAGCGAAACGATAaattaaaccacaacttccctGCCTCCTCCGGCcgtgtgacacgccagcgcgacctcacccaattgcgtaatgatgtggaaaggtcacgtgttacataaatgaaacgcacatttgcggaccattttaaacaataaactgacacgaagacatttattagtatcattcgacatacaacaacatcggaacagtcctctttctccacacttgtaaacactggggtgtagtttcgcatacgtcatccgtgacctcttgacgtgatgacgcatTAGGTGAGGTCATGCCGGCACGCCACACgaccagaggaagacgagaacTTGTGGTTcagaagtgcatatttttatttttcttgccaaaaatgacaatcgtttcactagataagacccccaCGCCTCGTTTGAGACCGTCCAGAGTCCCTCTGAAACTGCAATTTGTTgatgtccattaaagtccaccaaaatgagaaaaatcctggaacgttttcctcaaaaaacacaacttcttctcgactaaacaatcaaagatatcaacattttttaagaaaatggactaatcctttaataaactAAGTTGAAAATGCAACTGCAATGTGGGAATAAAAGGTGGCTGACCTCAGTGGGAGTCAGGCAGCATGGCAGAACCGCCCGAGGTTGGGCATCTGAGAGCTCCGACAACCTCTCTTCATCCTCTTCCTCTTGTATGGGTGACGATGGAGAACGTGTAGAActgcaacacaaaattatatagaTGCAACACAAAACTATACATGATAAATGCATGTATTTTAATAGCGCTTAAGGTGCATTACAGATGGATCCCTGAGGGATTATCATCTAATCACCATTTACTTAACCAATTTTATCCATTAAAAAACCTAAAAGCTTCTAACTATTGAACTTACCCATCTGGTGACTTGCTGCCTTTGCCCTTAATTGATGCAGTGTCTGCGCCCTGCTGCCGCCCGGTCAGGTTCAGCGGATCTCCCATCTCCCCCGAAAACTGGATCTCCTCATACAGAGGTGCTGATGGGATGGAAGGAGACATCGGCTGCACCCCATTCAAGGCCTCCAGGAGAGAAATAGGCTCATAGCCAGGTGGGATATTATCAGCATTCTGAGATTCAAGTGAATAAAGTGTGCAGTTAGCAAGACTCTGACTTCCTGCAAAAGGATTCTTCActgtcaaaatattttaaacacacagGATTGTCAAAATTAAGCCTTGGcatcaaatcattttaaatatttacttatACACAAAGgcattatatatacacacaaaggCACTACAAAGGCATATTTGAACACTGTACATCTGCGTGcaatgtataatatattttaaataaaaaccaagTACCAaggttttttactttttattaaaCTGGTCCCAAGATCATTTTTAGTGGGCGTAAGTGCACATAAGTGTCCCAGGAACGTAACCACAGGTATATTAGGCAACAATCCACTGCAAACCAAAAAGTGTCTGAAGGCATTTAATCTTACTTTAGAATAATACATGTATGGTTTAGAAAAAGCAAACTCTTTTGCGAAATGTTTAgcttaagtaaaaaaatatgcaaaatatttgACAATTCCAGTCAAATGCCTAGCATGACTAACTTGAGTTCATAATAAAGTATGCATGCGACTTTTACCGAATGCTCAGTATGGTCAGAGCTCTGGGACAGCACCGGGCTGAATGAAACCGGGGACAGAGCGGCTGCTGTTTTCTTCCTCACAGCTCGAATCTGGAGCAGAGCCCTGAATGCTGGGTAGTGAGAGGAGAAATAAAGGTTGTGTGAGGAGCAGCATGCATAAACAAACACAGGTGCTGGATCTTCACATGGACACTTAAATGTTACCAGATTCGGCAACAAAAGGGAACCAATGTTTACACAGCTGGTCTTACTGCTAAAGCAAATCACTGCCAGTTCTTACTATAAAGTTTTCTGTCTCATTAGCATATTTCTCCTAAAAATGTATAGCAGGAAAATATACTCAACATTAAAGGAAAATACTATGGTCTTCTGTGAGCAAGATAACtactttattatacatataatatttattttatatatttatcaaGGAGCTGATGTGATGTCCATAtgaaaaaccttttttttgttgCCATCAGCACAGTAACATTGTCAGGATGTAATTTTCCTGTGGCTAACAAGAGATGGGTTATTTATAGCTTGGGTGACTGGAAATGAGATAAATGAGAATGCCAACTGATAGCACTTATGATGTATAAGAGAGTGAAATTGTGAAATAATACAAGATATCGTCAGCAGGTGGCAGCGTTCTTTGACAGTCACATGATACGCAAGTGACTATTCAATTAGAGACAACAATAAAATGGGGAATGAACACACAATAGTAAATCAGTCTTTATTAAATAATGAATAAAGAAGTCTTTTATCTTCATAGCCATACCCAATTGAAATGTTGGCATTGCTTGGAGGAACAAATCTAAATGATAATAGAGGGACAATGCAGCACATTTAAGCACTGATTCATGAGCACTTACGGAGTCTGCAGATAGGGCAGTTGTTGGCCTGGTAACGCAGTGTGTCGGCACAGGTATTGCACAGACACAGGTGCCTGCAGGGAAGGATGAGCGTGTCACGCATGTCTGATAAACAGACCACACACTCGCTGCTGTTGTCGCTGTTCTCATCCTCTGTGGACTAAAAATATCACGTCCAATCAGAGTCAGGAAATGGCAGGACGGATCGGAATCAATCACATATGCAATATCTTGTTTGCATCTAAATTCGATCACCTGTAATGACACGATTTACCTTTGTTTCCTGATTGTTCCTGTTTTCAATGCCGTAAATCTCCTGCAGCAGATAGCTCACACGATCCACCTAAAGGATGAATAGGCAACATGTAATGAAGTACGGATTACTGGCATTGGGAAAGCAACAGCACAGATCAAAGGCATCAGGATCTTTTCATGAAGCGATATAGCTTACAATTTGGGCATCTAATTATTCACACAGCCAAAATCACAGATACATTGCTAAACCAGACAGTTTTTTGCTTCAAGGCACGAAAAACACACCATTGCATTCGATAATAAGAAAGATTATCCATACACATACTTACTATTTGCTTCTGTTTTAAGGGTTTCACTGAGAAACTGCCATCGACGTGCTGTTTAAAAAGAAAACTGACGGGGTCAGATGTCACTCAAAATACCTTAAAGAATTATTTGATCCTTGTGCTATGAATAAGGATGATGGTTATGATTATGTTGGTAAGAtattatggggcagtttccccgACAGGGTTTAtattaaaccaggactaggccttagttatattatgcCAATTCAGtagttttttacaaacataccttaaaaAAAGCATTACTGGTGAGCATCTTGAGGCAAAACAATGCTCAAATAAGCAGTTTAGTCTTAGACTTAacttaagccctgtccaggaaagcGGCACTATATGTTGGTATATTATGTTGGTAAGTTTATGTGCTTCGAGAACTTGATAATGTCATTTACATGAGTTCAAATGCTCACTTCTGTTTTGTTGGGAGATGGCCACAATAAATGTCAAGAGTACTTGTTCCCAATATGATGAAAGTTTGAAtagtaaatgcattttaaatatcattgtgctaaaaaaaaaGTAGAAATTTAACAATTTATGGTTTTTGTAGAAACTTTATCCCCCTATTGCAGTAAAATTAGATGGTGATAATTCTGTTTACCTTTTTCTACACTCCATATATAACAATATTATATCATTTTAACTTTCTCTTAAACCCTGGTTAATGACTGACTCAATGCAAAGAATGATTTAACAGAGAGTTGTTAGATatttctactttaaaaaaaatgcatgttaCCTAATGCTTTTGAACATTAGCTGAAATGCTTCAAGCAGAAAGACAAAAgataaaacaaacagaaatacAAGTAAAAAAGAAATACACACCCTTTCAAAAGCTGCCAAGAGAACATGTGCATGGCCTGTGACATCtgtaacaaaacaaaatgttttgaaagaCCAAAATATGCAGTTATTTACtacatgtactgtattttataatcataaaatgttttgccAACCATCATCATCCACTATTGCCTGGACCACCAAAGGGAAAACACCTCTATCCAGATCAAAGTTCAGCTGCAAACATACATtgacttaaaattaaaatgttaaatacctATAAATGTCATTCAAATCACATCACATGGAACAGATGCAAATAAATTTGTCTACAGCAATATTGTcatcattaaataaataaaaaatcacagCTCCTCAGGCTTCCATTTGGTGAAATCAATCTTAAAGGATGGCAGAGAAAATTGTTGATTTATTCCTCTCTTATAATGGACCGTTTCAGACACCATTGAAGGGCTCTTGGGGCTGTATCTTCAAGAAGAAAATTGTAATGATTATCACAAACAGGTCTAAGCATACATGCAAGTCTCAGTTACTTGCAAACTACAGTTCATCACTGTTATTACAAAATGAGGCTCACTCAGTCTTCTGTATTTACAAAAACCAAGCGTTAATTACACCACTGTTTCCAAAGAGTTCATTAAGCTGTCATGATAGTTGTTGTCTAGATACCAGTGGCTTATGTTTCACTGGGATCAAATAGCACAAGTGGTATTAGAAAGCAACTGAGATTATCAATCTTCAAAAAAACTTTAGTTTCTACATATTTTCTTCCCCCTTCACTTATTTACAAAAGTGAACTCAATATGCACCGGTGAAAACAAATGATTTAGAAACATGCATTATCATACAGAATCATTATTCAGTAAACTTATATTGCCATTCCATTGGCAAACTCCTCAAATGCCTGACAGTACAGTGTAATAGCCACTCTAGCGTCAGTATCAAAGCAGAATTCAACACCATAAAGGACTTTAGGATCTCCTGTGTCATCTGGCATGCTGTCAGAATCATCCTTATACctgaaaattaaaattaacagtATGTACTGAAATAAAGAGCTGGTTGttaaaaccacacacacatgcaggggtcaatgacaaaacaagcttctaaaaacatattttttaaaatagatttaattTTTGGGTCAGGGACCAtgtgtttataaagttttttttttttttaatctttaagTACAATATCACAATATTTTTGATATCATTGAAAAATGTCAGGTGCTACAACCAATCATTGTTTATTTGCCAGATAAGTTTTAATGCGCTCCCTGTGTCATgataattatttgtttattcatAATTAACAATTAGAGACAAACTTAgcttgcatttattaaaactaaaacCATCAGATAAATTATTagctaaatgttttatttcttaGGGGGATTCATAGCAGTTGCACCCTCTGACTTTCCAGTTGCACCACCTGACCTCTGCGACTAATTTACAGAAGCTGGCATAAGCTTTTGCCTGTGATATcaaatttataaatatactttttttaaaatacaattaaaatgtgtttgataAAATAGCAGTTTTTCTAGTTTTCATTGGTTGTACCACTTGACACAGAAAGTGTACCAATCTACCAATTACATTAAagttagtgatgcaccgatgtatctgccgccgatatttatcggccgatttttgatgaatttgaaaccatcggcatatcggcaatagcacgagaaaggccgataccgattgtttattaattaactgcataaagaaatccattatatgtaaaaaatgagttaatgttgtttatcaaataaatgctgaatagcaaaaaccaccttcgaaggttgtcatgctgtcttattatatttgttttagcttaatttgtgcctctcttattatgttggtcagttgaatgttaattagatccaatccatgttcagtaaaaataatttgttgcagaaataaactagctaatagacaactatagtattgtatacaagtgtttaatatcggtatcggccagaagttgtctgtttaaatcggcatcggcccaaacaaatcctatcggtgcatccctaattaaagTATGTATTTTTTCAGTATTTGAGAGAAGTCTACAAACTTATCATTCAGCCATAAAGACCACCTGGAGGATGTGACAACATGTTAactcagtgcttctcaattattttctgtcacaccccccccctaggaagaagtaaacatttcgcgcccccccaactctccgctgCGACTGTAAAtcgtataatttgtctataaaattacacatctgcaaaacattgcatccttattaacattaaagaaaacacaaaaaaagaaatatcaatcaactaacaacaaagaataactttattaacattgttttttactctgtaacagaaaagactaaaaatgcatcaatttgcctgaaataaaaaaatcaatccttatttacagtatattttttgaccatttaatacggaaaaatttaattaaatataatcaataaataataataaaaaaacgcaagcggcttatcagcgtgtttggggtgtaatgtctttaagtgacggtgcaaagaaaatcacttcctgaaaaagtattttccccggggtctcgcgcgccccccctggtgtcgcatcgagccccccctgggggtcccgccccactatttgagaagcactgtgtTAACTCTTTATccttgttaacttcttaataaaaggTCCATGATTGCGGTTATACTACCTTGACATTTGAGAACATCCAAATTGTTGGACAAAAGTTTTTGAATTATCCTAACATCCCAACAACTACTGATATTTGTGAAATTTGTTTATAGGAAATGTTTCGAACGAAAAATAATGCCAAAGTATCTTATTTtgaataattaataatttgAACACCATTTTTAACAGTTGTCTTAAACTGATCATTTGTACGGATGGAATATTTTACAAGTTTGAGAtaccaaaacaaaaatatttattataaaaaattctgaaaatgtatttaaactaaATAGGTTTTACAGAATAAAGTGACACAAATCATAAATTTATCAAGTTACTTTTATAGTAAAAAATGCCCAAACTATACAAACTGTCCTTTCTTTTAGTCTTGCTCGGTATAGCTCAGCCAACGTCGAGGAACTATCcatttatgatgtttttataatctcaataaaaatatcaaaaggACTTTTCAAAACACAATGTGAAGACTACCTGACAAGTCGTAAAGAATCCTTCCTAATGTTCACCAAACTTCTCAATGTCTTCACAGGTTCATGTGGAGCAGGGGTCACATAGGGAAACTACATAAAAGATAAAGAAATGTCCATTTACCATATCTGTGAGAATAATGTGAGATGTCTGTTGACAGTTTTAAAGTTGTATTAGGTGGGTCACCTGCACAGGTCTGTTGCCTAGGTAATTTAAATCCATGTTTTCACCAAAAAGGTATCCCTCAGGATGTGGCGTGTCAAACTTTTCTCCTCCCATGAAGAAATGACTTGTAAAATAATTTCCTATGGTTAAGAAATTGAAAAGTTATTATTTAGGATTGAAAAGGTTATTATTTAGGATTAGAAAGATTATTATATAGGATGGATTTGTTCACATCAGAATAAGGTCATGCAGGGGCATCAGAATAAGGCATTTTCTGTGCACATTTTCTAAAATCAAATACAAAAACTAAACTACTAGAGACCAGGACAAAATGTACAAAGTCAAACACCACCAAGAATGCGTAATGTAACGAGCGCCTGTATAACAGACTACATTAGGCTTAATTTAACCACCAGGTCAGCATTGTTTACACTTTCAAGTTACATAAGTCACATTTTACCTGATTTTGGAGGGTATCTGTACGCCGAATTGGCTTGAATGTCGATGTCTTCAACTCCACCAATTCTCCGGCTAATTATCGAGCCCATGTTTGGAGGTAAATAGCTGTTTATGACTGATATATGTGAAACAATAAGGTTTGTTTGGATAGTGTTACAGTTAGCTGGATAACGTTTGTTTCCTCTGCTATGGATACATTCCCATCTCTGACGAAGGCAAACTACTGAGGACAAAAAATACTTCTGGATCGACGTTTTAATCCCTATCAAAACAAAGATGGACTTGTTTTAACTTACAAGTCCTAAAGAACGATGCAAACGATCCGTTAACagaataaaaacataa is a window from the Misgurnus anguillicaudatus chromosome 4, ASM2758022v2, whole genome shotgun sequence genome containing:
- the mgrn1a gene encoding probable E3 ubiquitin-protein ligase MGRN1 isoform X1 translates to MGSIISRRIGGVEDIDIQANSAYRYPPKSGNYFTSHFFMGGEKFDTPHPEGYLFGENMDLNYLGNRPVQFPYVTPAPHEPVKTLRSLVNIRKDSLRLVRYKDDSDSMPDDTGDPKVLYGVEFCFDTDARVAITLYCQAFEEFANGMAIYSPKSPSMVSETVHYKRGINQQFSLPSFKIDFTKWKPEELNFDLDRGVFPLVVQAIVDDDDVTGHAHVLLAAFERHVDGSFSVKPLKQKQIVDRVSYLLQEIYGIENRNNQETKSTEDENSDNSSECVVCLSDMRDTLILPCRHLCLCNTCADTLRYQANNCPICRLPFRALLQIRAVRKKTAAALSPVSFSPVLSQSSDHTEHSNADNIPPGYEPISLLEALNGVQPMSPSIPSAPLYEEIQFSGEMGDPLNLTGRQQGADTASIKGKGSKSPDGSTRSPSSPIQEEEDEERLSELSDAQPRAVLPCCLTPTEATLEGVSAKPGFPNSGSESRSLGVSVSEILQDCHSERSSLSRTESDPSADLALPGSSGSTESLKSQSTNSSSQPLLCLPSTLHMEDERLTP
- the mgrn1a gene encoding probable E3 ubiquitin-protein ligase MGRN1 isoform X2: MGSIISRRIGGVEDIDIQANSAYRYPPKSGNYFTSHFFMGGEKFDTPHPEGYLFGENMDLNYLGNRPVQFPYVTPAPHEPVKTLRSLVNIRKDSLRLVRYKDDSDSMPDDTGDPKVLYGVEFCFDTDARVAITLYCQAFEEFANGMAIYSPKSPSMVSETVHYKRGINQQFSLPSFKIDFTKWKPEELNFDLDRGVFPLVVQAIVDDDDVTGHAHVLLAAFERHVDGSFSVKPLKQKQIVDRVSYLLQEIYGIENRNNQETKSTEDENSDNSSECVVCLSDMRDTLILPCRHLCLCNTCADTLRYQANNCPICRLPFRALLQIRAVRKKTAAALSPVSFSPVLSQSSDHTEHSNADNIPPGYEPISLLEALNGVQPMSPSIPSAPLYEEIQFSGEMGDPLNLTGRQQGADTASIKGKGSKSPDGSTRSPSSPIQEEEDEERLSELSDAQPRAVLPCCLTPTEATLEGVSAKPGFPNSGSESRSLGVSVSEILQDCHSERSSLSRTESDPSADLALPASESWSTAVEEC